From Desmodus rotundus isolate HL8 chromosome 12, HLdesRot8A.1, whole genome shotgun sequence, one genomic window encodes:
- the LOC139440458 gene encoding tetrapeptide repeat homeobox protein 2-like has product MRIGPGSCGLLHVREAPCSEWRVVKRLRQEPPGARLRFSLPLKPPKRRRQQRSVYSVVQRDELERFFQNNHYPSYEERETLAARLNLQEQQVQVWFKNRRAKQTRLQGGTRTRQPGSKAPTSSQGPGVPGPAPAAVGPGFPEEPALPSGPGFTEDLESLWDLLFPEDPESSGGSMLPGGSGFHNTLGGVAAAETSASSPLQTWGAPAQDAQIPVPAASTPAASPAPVPAPAEVPVSAEDSNDGDLWQDLDLMNLLSL; this is encoded by the exons ATGAGAATAGGGCCTGGATCCTGCGGCCTCCTGCACGTGCGGGAGGCTCCCTGCAGCGAGTGGAGGGTGGTGAAGCGATTGAGGCAGGAACCCCCTGGCGCCAGGCTGC gcTTCTCGCTGCCCCTAAAGCCCCCAAAGCGGCGGCGACAGCAGCGCTCGGTGTACAGCGTGGTACAGCGGGATGAGCTGGAGAGGTTCTTCCAGAACAACCATTACCCGTCCTACGAAGAGCGCGAGACCCTGGCGGCCAGGCTGAacctccaggaacagcaagtgcag gtgtggttcaagaaccgccgggccaaacagactaggctgcagggaggaacCAGAACCAGGCAGCCAGGCTCGAAAGCCCCCACCTcgtcccagggcccaggagtccCCGGGCCAGCACCTGCAGCTGTGGGTCCTGGGTTCCCAGAGGAACCGGCACTGCCCTCAGGTCCTGGGTTCACTGAGGACTTGGAGTCCCTTTGGGACCTTTTGTTTCCCGAGGATCCCGAGTCCTCCGGGGGCTCTATgcttcctgggggctcaggttTCCACAACACCTTGGGAGGTGTCGCAGCAGCAGAGACCAGTGCCTCTAGCCCCCTGCAGAcctggggggctcctgcccaggacgCCCAGATTCCGGTCCCCGCCGCATCCACTCCAGCTGCATCTCCAgctccagttccagctccagccGAGGTCCCAGTCAGTGCTGAGGACTCAAACGACGGGGATCTCTGGCAAGACCTTGATCTCATGAATCTGCTTTCCCTGTAA
- the LOC139440459 gene encoding tetrapeptide repeat homeobox protein 2-like codes for MQKPTSSEGFSLPLKPPKRRRQQRSVYSVVQRDELERFFQNNHYPSYEERETLAARLNLQEQQVQVWFKNRRAKQTRLQGGTRTRQPGSKAPTSSQGPGVPGPAPAAVGPGFPEEPALPSGPGFTEDLESLWDLLFPEDPESSGGSMLPGGSGFHNTLGGVAAAETSASSPLQTWGAPAQDAQIPVPAASTPAASPAPVPAPAEVPVSAEDSNDGDLWQDLDLMNLLSL; via the exons ATGCAAAAACCCACGTCTTCGGAGG gcTTCTCGCTGCCCCTAAAGCCCCCAAAGCGGCGGCGACAGCAGCGCTCGGTGTACAGCGTGGTACAGCGGGATGAGCTGGAGAGGTTCTTCCAGAACAACCATTACCCGTCCTACGAAGAGCGCGAGACCCTGGCGGCCAGGCTGAacctccaggaacagcaagtgcag gtgtGGTTCAAGAACCGTCGGGCCAAACAGActaggctgcagggaggaacCAGAACCAGGCAGCCAGGCTCGAAAGCCCCCACCTcgtcccagggcccaggagtccCCGGGCCAGCACCTGCAGCTGTGGGTCCTGGGTTCCCAGAGGAACCGGCACTGCCCTCAGGTCCTGGGTTCACTGAGGACTTGGAGTCCCTTTGGGACCTTTTGTTTCCCGAGGATCCCGAGTCCTCCGGGGGCTCTATgcttcctgggggctcaggttTCCACAACACCTTGGGAGGTGTCGCAGCAGCAGAGACCAGTGCCTCTAGCCCCCTGCAGAcctggggggctcctgcccaggacgCCCAGATTCCGGTCCCCGCCGCATCCACTCCAGCTGCATCTCCAgctccagttccagctccagccGAGGTCCCAGTCAGTGCTGAGGACTCAAACGACGGGGATCTCTGGCAAGACCTTGATCTCATGAATCTGCTTTCCCTGTAA
- the LOC139440460 gene encoding tetrapeptide repeat homeobox protein 2-like has protein sequence MRIGPGTRSLLQVRVAPCSEWRVVKQVRREPPGARLRFSLPLRPPKRQRRQRSVYSVVQRDELERFFQNNHYPSYEERETLAARLNLQEQQVQVWFKNRRAKQTRLQGGTRTRQPGSKARASSLGPGVHRAAPAAVGPGLLDELVLPSPPWFTEDPVQPSGPGFVEDPVLSLGPGFAEDPVLPSGPGFTEDLESLWDLLFPEDPESSGSSMLPGGSGFHNPLGGIAAAESSASSPLQAWGAPAQDAQNPVPGAAAPAASPAPVPAPAEVPVSLEDSNDGDLWPDIDLLDLLSL, from the exons ATGAGAATAGGGCCTGGCACCCGCAGCCTCCTGCAAGTGCGGGTGGCTCCCTGCAGCGAGTGGAGGGTGGTGAAGCAGGTGAGGCGGGAACCACCTGGCGCCAGGCTGC gctTCTCGCTGCCCCTAAGGCCCCCAAAGCGGCAGCGACGGCAGCGCTCGGTGTACAGCGTGGTACAGCGGGATGAGCTGGAGAGGTTCTTCCAGAACAACCATTACCCGTCCTACGAAGAGCGCGAGACCCTGGCGGCCAGGCTGAacctccaggaacagcaagtgcag gtgtggttcaagaaccgccgggccaaacagactaggctgcagggaggaaccagaaccaggcagcctggctcgaaAGCCCGTGCCTCGTCCCTGGGCCCAGGAGTCCACAGGGCCGCACCTGCTGCAGTGGGACCTGGGTTGCTAGACGAGCTGGTACTGCCCTCGCCTCCTTGGTTCACTGAGGACCCAGTACAGCCCTCGGGTCCTGGTTTCGTCGAGGACCCGGTATTGTCCTTGGGTCCTGGGTTCGCCGAGGACCCGGTATTGCCCTCGGGTCCTGGGTTCACTGAGGACTTGGAGTCCCTTTGGGACCTATTGTTTCCCGAGGATCCCGAGTCCTCCGGCAGCTCTATgcttcctgggggctcaggttTCCACAACCCCTTGGGAGGCATTGCAGCAGCGGAATCCAGTGCCTCCagccccctgcaggcctggggggctcctgcccaggacgCCCAGAATCCGGTCCCCGGCGCAGCCGCTCCAGCTGCATCTCCAgctccagttccagctccagccGAGGTCCCAGTCAGTCTTGAGGACTCAAACGACGGGGATCTCTGGCCAGACATTGATCTCCTGGATCTGCTGTCCCTGTGA